The Anoplopoma fimbria isolate UVic2021 breed Golden Eagle Sablefish chromosome 1, Afim_UVic_2022, whole genome shotgun sequence region aaacaactacaaagagacgcaaaatatatacaaaaacgCTGCAAATCAACCACAGACCAAACAATTactataaaaagacaaaaaacaactgcaaagagtaaataaaagaactacaaagagatggaaaatgactataaagagaaaaaaaaactatacaaagatgctaaatgaatacaaagagaaacaaaacaactacaaagacacacaaaacaacaatgaagagatgcaaaatgtatgcaaaaacaTCGCAAATCAACCACAGACCATAAAATTactataaaaagacaaaaaataactacaatgagacacaaaatgactacaaagacaaacatgaacaactacaaagagtaaataaaaccaccacaaagagatggaaaataattacaaagagacacaaagcaacaacgaagagatgcaaaatgactacgAAGAGATGCAATGCAACCattaagagaaacaaaacaactacaaagagacacaaagcaacaacaaaaagatgcaaaatgtacacaaaaacGCTGCAGATCAACCACAAACCAAAAAAGAactattaaaagacaaaaaaacaattacaaagagacacaaagcaacaacaaaaagaggctaAACAACTAAAGTCTGTGTCTTGCTCCTCTGTTTGAGAGCTGTTTGGGCCTTTTGCATGTTTGGCCCCCGGGGTTCGATGTCTCGTAACCCGCTCACACATCATCTCCACACAGCAGCACTTTAAACAGCTTCAGGCTCTCCTGCAGTTAAtcaactaaacaaaaacacacagaatgtaAAATAACATGTAGCTTTAAACACCAGTAGATCAGTTTCACagctgtatatgtatatatacatatatatatatatatatatatatatatatatatatacatatagtatgtgtatatatatacatacatatacacatgactgtgtttgtttcctgaTGTGTTGCCGAGCGCACAGTTTGGCCTCTGCAGCAGATCGTAGTTTGGCAGAGATTCACAAACACTGatactgtacgtgtgtgtgtgtgtgtgtgtgtgtgtgtgtgtgtgtgtgtgtgtgtgtgtgtgtgtgtgtgtgtgtgtgtgtgtgtgtgtgtgtgtgtgtgtgcgtgcgcatgTCCTTGTCAGGGTGAAGCGAGACGACGCAGCTCgacacacacacgtccacaGACATGAATCAGCTTCTGGTAaatatgacttttctttaaacttctctctcttcttactttctgtttgtgtctctgaagCTTCTGGAATCTTTTTTCATGAAACTATTTGAGATCAGAACcaaactttgtgtttgttctggAGGAGAGCGGGTTGAGCTGACGGGCCTGACCTTTGGACGCTGTAGGACACAGAAACGTTCTCAGATCTGTGTTTAATTATTGTGTGTTGGTCTGCTGGAGTCACATATGAGTTAAACATATGAtctaaatataaacacagacagcagcaggaatcaACTCACATGACCTGCTGACGTGGTTTCACCTGTTAACTCCCAGTAACAGCAGGACACTGGTGTTACTGGGACATTAGGACACACAAATACTAATATGAGTCCCATCTGGCATGTTTTAATCTCTCAGCGTGGTTCTGTCTGTTGCTCAACAGTCGTGGAAATCAAATAAATACTGGACTTAGTTACAATTTTAAAGGGTGATAACTTCAGATAAATAGTCTGAATCCAAATCATATGATGCATTTGTATCATGTAACATAAAAAATCTGATCctgttatatatacagtatatatatatatatatatatatatatatatatatatatatatatatatatatatatatatatataaataaatatatatataaaagaatatatatatacatatttatgtatatatttatgtatatatatataaaatatactatatatataaatatatataatttatgtatatatatatatttatatatatatatataaatgtatatatatatatatatatattatatatatattatatatatatatatatatattatatatatatatatatatatatatatatatatatatatatatataaatatatataaatatatataaaactatgtAGCAGTTTTGTGCAGACTGCTTTCAGTATTTAGCTGATAATATTTCcttacttttactgaagtaatggagtatttttacattgttatagTATTTCTACCTCCATTGTTGACAGTGCTACTTGTCCTGGAGCTTTCGACTGTctcacatggtcttcatcagcaggtGAAGTTTGCTGAGGGGCTGCAGATGTTCTGTGAAGagattaacatttaaaatcaatttaaatggACACtagtttatttaatataaataaaagactacatttataataataatataatgatataataaatatagaattataaataaaatagaaaaagtatttcttaGAGCTGTTTTTAATAGACTCAGATGTATTTgatctttctgtgttttaatgttacTGTCCAGTAACAAAGTGTTGTAGAAACACGTCCTCTTATTCCAGTCATACAATCTAGTTATTTTCAACTCAACAAGACTGCGGCCTCATGGGAGTTGTAGTTCAGGAATGTTGGCAGACATAATGTTGGTTAATGTCTTAGAGTGCAGACAGAAATCAACATTTCCTGGTTGAACGCTAATGGTGCCTTCAGGGTCTAATTAGGAGAACGTAATCAGTGTTTGGAAGTCTGTTGTTTTAGTGTGTAACCGTCTAACTGGTCACTGGTCGGTTACACACCACCTGACTGTAAACAGACCCAATAACTCCActatggaaacacacacacacacacacacacacacacacacacacacacacacacacacacacacacacacacacacacacacacacacacacacacactaacacactcattCCCTGCTCTGCGTCCTGATTGGTTGAAGGGTCAGGTTCGgaggctgtgattggctgtgagTCGTGTCAGTTATACCCACAGCGACCTGATGTGACCTTGGTAGACGGTTAAAAGTCATGCAGCTTCCTTAAAGAGACAGACTGCTGCTGCATGTTAAGactgttttattacaaaataaaagctctttcttaaagagacagactgctgctgctgtttcattacaaaataaaagttcttgCTGCATGTTGAGactgttttattacaaaataaaaagctctttctaacgttactagctctcctcctgttaaaAATGATATCATAAATGTTGAATATCGGTCCTTATTATcgtgatttgtgatatttaaGTTTGCAAAAATCAGGAGACTGATGTTCGTGTCCCGCTCTCACAAAGTGCTTTTGTTACATTAACCAATtcatttttcttgcatttctttTAGAATGTTGTTACAGTTTTGTATTCGTTTTAATCCAAACCCTGATGTCTTTTTTAAGAAACCtcaccaagtagttttgtagcgttttctgttttattttatcagccACACACGTCAAACTATTTTAAACTGCGTCTGTATTGTAAGTGAGAATGCAGATTATTTGTGTGAGAACATTATTTTGTAGCAGATCCAGTTCACACATCAGGTCTGGGTTCTTTCACACTTTATGTATTTAGACATTTACACAACTTTTTAACAACCCAAGTTACTACTTTCATAagaataatgatgaaaataacgGCGCCAAACTCATAAAACCTCCCACAGAATTATTTATCAGAGATATCTGAAGCACATGAAGACAAACTGACGGTTCATGATGGTTCATAGACCAGGTGACGCTCTGGCCTCAGTTTGGCTCCTGatgatgaagaaataaaaaacagaacagagaaaGAATCACTTTCAGATCGGAGCTTTAAAAAgttacaatttattttagttataaATGAAACCACAGCAACCAGTGAGAGTGCAGCTGAAACAGGAAAACAGctggaaaacagaaacaatctcggagtcacttcctgtttcacctGAATCACAATCAGACACTTTAAACTATCAAAGCGTCAGATATTAAAGGATAAACTCACCATGAGAACATGGTAAAATCAGAGTGGATCGGTGTTAAAATATTTGTCTCTACTTCCacttaaatatctaaatatctttattttattggatATAAAATCTcctgaaacaaaagacaaaagtgaTAAATATCTACCTTTAATATTCTGAATAAACTGGAGGCAGAATTTTCGATTTTCTGCATAAACTAAAAGCACGGAGACGTGAATGTGTTCAGGTGCAGAtccagaggtggaagaagtactctgatcaTTTACTTCGGTCAAAGTAGTAAAACTACGATGTAAACATATTCTGCTACAAGTTAAAGTTCTGCATACAAAAGcttcatttaataaaatgatgctTTATCAAATGTTTGAATTGTCACACAGAACAGGTTAGCTAAagggaaatattaaatattaaatatagatATCTGTGATAGAAAGTAATAATGATGTTTATTGTTCTGGTCTGAGCTGTGCAGAGTTTCATGTCCAGACAATAAATGTTTcactataaataaagttaaaaaggaaataacacCTTAGAGTCCGTTTCCTCCTTCTGAGACTTTTTACTGGATTgaattttcacaataaaagccaaaaTCAATAAAGGTTAAACTTTTAATGTGAACATCTGCAGAAAGTTTAGAGTTTCATTCGTGGTGAGAAACAGATGGAATTCATTAAAGACTCTTTAACCTGGAATAAAGCTGTTTAGATCCTGGTTTAACTTTAAAActagtttaaaataataaagattaaatCTACCATTCTTTAAACCTTGGTTAAATATAATTAGTATTTAAAATGACTGtgctgttgtctgttttttatcttCTATTATTCGTCGATTTTCTCATTAATTCGGCCCAAAAggttttttcaaaagaggagaCATTAGAGCTTCATGATTAATGTTAGACTCACTTTATTTAGGTAAGAAAACACGTGAAGTTTTGTTAAAGAATACAGAGCAGCTTCTCTCATTTATGTCTTACTCACCTAACAACATGCACATTtactcatttgtttattttaatttgggtAAGCAAGCATcatattgattaattgattatttactTTTGGTTAAAACTTGGAATTTCAAAACAGAGATAAGTTTTTAATAGTGCAACAGAACTATATTTCGTTTTAAATCTGGatttatgtttctatttttaatgttcctttgggataaataaagttctatcttatcttactcATTTTAAACCTGGTTTCTAAACTCTGATTAAACTAATCTCATATTAAATTAATCCTTGGTGaaggataaataaatgatactGAATTTTCAGACTTTTATGATCAGGTTATGGAGGAAGTTTTGAGTTTGAGCAGAACTTAAgaataaaacagtgtttttatgatCTAATCCTGGTATCTGTGGTGTTCTCTCTGCTATCAAAGGAATTACAGTCAGTTCTGTTTGACAAGTTTCTACAAGAGTTTGAGGGGAAAAGTTGCAGCAACACGTGTTAACATGTAACATTAACATCTGCTTGACTCTGTttggaaaacacatgaaaatgatGGATTTGCCAAATGGACAAAAGCACAGTTTTCTCTGTGAAACATCAGATCAGATCCTGTGGAGCGACAGAGGAAGACGAGAACAATAAGATGCTTCAGTGGCGTTTAGCGTCCGTTGTCTCCAGTAGCTGAACTTCATCCAGACTATTCCCCAAACTAAGCTCATCATGTTCTCTGTGTTTCCAGAAAGTTCCACTTCTGGCCAGCCGGGCCTTCAGCAGCTCGGCCAGACAGTTGAGGAACAAAGTCCCCGAGGCCCAGAAGCTCTTCCAGGTAACACAAGAGTGAAATCATAAATcatagggttcatcctctgtggaccaAGACTCTCTACAGGAGGTCATTGAGATCACAGCAACTCTGCAGCAAAGAAGAGCACAAAAAACCCCTTAAACTAACATTaatgcttcctgtgttaaagctgcattctctctgctgtccaccagggggcgactcctctggttgtatagaagtctatgagaaaatgactcaaatATGTGTGGACTGCATTTATTCCAATTACCACTGACGATCTGATAAATGATCAGTAGTGATGTCTGTCAGGGTTCGAGCTAAAACACGAGGgatttatttgctttctcaCATATAAGCAAATAAACAGCGTTCATatctacattaataacaaacACGTCTCTATTCCAACATCTCACAGATTTATTTTGGCAGCAGACACGTCcagacagaacaaaaataaacaaaacatgacagaaTTATTCATAAGATTCACGAGCGACCGCTTATCATCAACTTAAATCAGAGGAGTAAACAGTGACACAGCTTTGTTACGTGTTCACTGATAGCAGGTCTGATGCTAACACGTTAGCACTCACTGGGTTCTCCGTGTGGTTCCATGCAGGAGGACAACGGGCTGCCGGTCCACATCAAGGGGGGAACCTTCGACGTGGTGCTGTACCGGGCCACCATGACGCTCACTCTAGGAGGTAACGAGGGAAGAACCCATGAAGAGATGCTTAAAGTTTAACTCAACCAGAGGAATTATTTCTagtaaatacaacaaataaatgtatcttaTCTGATATAAACAGCTTTTACTGTGAATTAAGGACCAATGATGAATACATTAGTTATTTTAAACTTATATTCTGTTCTTTTATGGTGACTTTGTGACATCTTTCTAGGttctacagatgaaaaatagcttCTTGGCTAACTCTGATGCATTCACAgggatttattgatttatgtgCACTGTCCCCGACCATAAAAACctataagaaaaaagaaaagat contains the following coding sequences:
- the LOC129093039 gene encoding cytochrome c oxidase subunit 7A1, mitochondrial, translating into MNQLLKVPLLASRAFSSSARQLRNKVPEAQKLFQEDNGLPVHIKGGTFDVVLYRATMTLTLGGTCYSLYWLLFASMPHKKA